A genomic segment from Lineus longissimus chromosome 15, tnLinLong1.2, whole genome shotgun sequence encodes:
- the LOC135499415 gene encoding periplakin-like, producing the protein MVMDFRLLGPLSPKECIKWLEDYKTALQNSPLGGSLTGVQHCIRRLHVQRKEIEGFRELIERYKSLGTSRDDIDGLESRYSSLVESAHYRQKNLETVLQVVEVEDFYQNLSNEVSERALNLVASEIVPTYPSKSFVQEDHLDAHKLNETWQWLDKVSECQEVHTKNAATYHQFYHRAHIVERRIAGVAVKLKKYQTEIQYFDPHSLIHTVRDASKTLLQLQEQVEWLSKTCLDVQPLKQRRRPDCPQKVRALVTYAHDDISVIKGHVYEIVEAVDQSKWMKGQCSCLQRSPN; encoded by the exons ATGGTGATGGATTTTCGGTTATTAGGACCACTGAGCCCTAAAGAGTGCATCAAATGGCTCGAGGATTATAAG ACTGCGTTACAGAATTCGCCACTAGGGGGCAGTCTGACAGGAGTACAACATTGCATCAGGAGGCTACACGTGCAGAGAAAGGAAATCGAAGGCTTTAGGGAACTCATAGAAAGATATAAGTCGTTAGGG ACGTCACGAGATGACATCGATGGCTTAGAGTCCCGATACAGTTCATTAGTG GAATCCGCCCATTACCGTCAAAAGAATTTAGAAACAGTACTCCAAGTAGTTGAGGTAGAAGACTTTTATCAG AATCTGTCCAATGAAGTAAGCGAGAGGGCTCTAAATCTCGTAGCCAGTGAGATAGTGCCCACCTACCCTTCAAAGTCTTTCGTACAAGAGGACCACCTAGACGCGCACAAGTTGAACGAGACATGGCAATGGTTAGACAAAGTCTCGGAGTGTCAGGAGGTCCATACGAAGAATGCCGCAACATATCACCAG TTTTACCACCGAGCACATATCGTCGAAAGAAGAATCGCAGGCGTGGCTGTCAAGCTAAAGAAATATCAGACAGAGATACAGTACTTCGATCCACATTCTCTTATACACACAGTAAGG gaTGCATCTAAGACACTCCTGCAGCTGCAAGAGCAAGTCGAATGGCTATCGAAGACATGTTTAGACGTCCAGCCGCTAAAGCAGAGAAGAAGGCCAGACTGTCCGCAGAAAGTTCGCGCGTTGGTAACTTACGCGCATGATGAC ATATCAGTCATCAAGGGCCATGTTTACGAAATAGTTGAAGCCGTGGACCAAAGCAAATGGATG AAAGGCCAATGTTCTTGTCTCCAAAGGTCACCCAATTAA